From the Streptomyces nigrescens genome, one window contains:
- a CDS encoding ABC transporter permease: MADLVADTRLIFGRYLRETMRAKISLVVGVLMPLLMLFFFGPLLTQIPLGTGGDAWQTLVPGLLVQLGLFSAAFAGFGILIEKQNGVIERMQVTPVSRLALLMGRVLCDVVKLLAQSLLLVLAGVTMGLRAPVLGILIAFLFVAVLTVALASLSYALAMRLESPEGFAPVINTVNLPVMLLSGILLPMALAPRWLDVISRFVPLRYLVEAVRAAFLGQYGSTAMIRGALMAAALAGVSVFLGARVFRKAGA; encoded by the coding sequence CTGGCCGACCTCGTCGCCGACACCCGCCTGATCTTCGGGCGCTATCTGCGAGAGACGATGCGCGCCAAGATCAGCCTGGTGGTGGGCGTCCTCATGCCGCTGCTCATGCTGTTCTTCTTCGGTCCGCTGCTGACGCAGATACCGCTCGGTACCGGCGGTGACGCCTGGCAGACGCTGGTGCCGGGGCTTCTGGTGCAACTCGGCCTGTTCAGCGCGGCCTTCGCCGGCTTCGGCATTCTGATCGAGAAGCAGAACGGTGTGATCGAGCGGATGCAGGTCACCCCGGTCAGCCGGCTGGCGCTGCTGATGGGGCGGGTGCTGTGCGATGTGGTGAAGTTGCTCGCCCAGTCACTGCTCCTGGTGCTCGCGGGCGTGACGATGGGGCTGCGCGCCCCGGTGCTCGGCATCCTCATCGCCTTTCTGTTCGTCGCCGTGCTCACGGTGGCGCTGGCTTCGCTGTCCTATGCGCTGGCCATGCGGCTGGAGTCCCCCGAAGGCTTCGCTCCCGTGATCAACACCGTCAACCTGCCGGTCATGCTGCTCTCCGGCATCCTGCTGCCGATGGCGCTCGCACCCCGATGGCTGGACGTGATCTCGCGATTCGTGCCGCTGCGCTACCTGGTGGAAGCGGTCCGGGCCGCATTCCTCGGCCAGTACGGCAGCACCGCGATGATCCGCGGCGCACTGATGGCGGCGGCGCTCGCCGGGGTCTCGGTCTTCCTCGGCGCGCGGGTGTTCCGCAAGGCCGGTGCCTAG
- a CDS encoding ABC transporter ATP-binding protein has protein sequence MTTPIIDAKGLARTFTTKKGPVEAVRGIDLTVSAGEILGFLGPNGAGKTTMMRMLTTLLPPTGGSATVAGHDLAGDPVGVRRRIGYVAQASGVDPAVSVREELVTQGRLYRLGKTEAKNRARELAEDLDLADLLDRPTRSLSGGQRRRLDIALGLTHRPQLLFLDEPTTGLDPGSRSDVWDLVQRIRTEGTTVFLTTHYLDEADVLSDRLVVVDGGLVAAEGTPQDLKLRYTGSEAASLREAFLAITGHHPLAPDVPVAI, from the coding sequence ATGACGACCCCGATCATCGACGCCAAGGGGCTCGCCCGCACCTTCACGACCAAGAAGGGTCCGGTCGAGGCGGTGCGCGGCATCGACCTCACCGTGTCCGCAGGCGAGATCCTCGGCTTTCTCGGCCCCAACGGCGCCGGCAAGACCACCATGATGCGCATGCTCACCACGTTGCTGCCCCCCACCGGGGGAAGCGCCACCGTCGCCGGGCACGACCTGGCCGGCGACCCGGTCGGGGTGCGCAGGCGCATCGGCTATGTCGCCCAGGCGAGTGGGGTCGACCCGGCCGTCAGCGTGCGGGAGGAACTGGTCACCCAGGGCCGGCTGTACAGACTCGGCAAGACCGAGGCCAAGAACCGTGCCCGGGAACTCGCCGAGGATCTCGACCTCGCCGATCTCCTCGACCGGCCCACCCGGTCACTCTCCGGAGGCCAGCGCCGCCGCCTCGACATCGCTCTGGGCCTGACCCACCGGCCCCAGCTGCTGTTCCTCGACGAGCCGACGACCGGGCTCGACCCCGGAAGCCGCTCCGACGTATGGGACCTGGTGCAGCGCATCCGTACCGAGGGCACCACGGTCTTCCTGACCACGCACTATCTCGACGAGGCGGACGTCCTCTCCGACCGGCTCGTCGTCGTCGACGGCGGACTGGTCGCCGCCGAGGGCACCCCGCAGGATCTGAAGCTGCGCTACACGGGCTCGGAAGCGGCCAGCCTCCGCGAAGCCTTCCTCGCCATCACGGGGCACCACCCCCTCGCTCCCGACGTCCCGGTCGCCATCTGA
- a CDS encoding NAD-dependent epimerase/dehydratase family protein, which produces MTDEENTEAPLMPPPGSFRVAVLGATGCMGRHICAAFTAEGSEVIAIARRYAPRIAAHRFQSLDVAGSTSEELARVLAEENIDVVVNATLGWGDELHYTNVQLVERLIGALALLQRPPRLVHLGTIHEYGPVPFGTSIHEGITPDPANPYGTTKLTASQMILDAVRNGAFDGVVLRVANTLGPHPALESFFGSLAVRLRGVDVAAGIELTIADAQRDYVDVRDAADAVVRAARITRADPLVNIGCGQAMGVRQLVHELVTAAGLPAETIREQRGEVHSRGADWVRVDISRAARLLGWHPRFTIGESMRAMWDTVTADQSLPPRNAD; this is translated from the coding sequence GTGACTGATGAGGAAAACACCGAGGCACCGTTGATGCCGCCCCCTGGTTCCTTCCGTGTCGCAGTGCTGGGGGCCACCGGGTGTATGGGCCGGCACATCTGTGCCGCCTTCACGGCCGAGGGGAGCGAAGTCATCGCGATCGCCCGGCGGTATGCGCCGCGCATCGCTGCCCACCGGTTCCAGTCCCTCGATGTCGCGGGCAGCACGAGCGAGGAGCTCGCCCGGGTGCTGGCCGAGGAGAACATCGACGTAGTGGTCAATGCCACCCTCGGCTGGGGGGACGAACTGCACTACACCAACGTGCAGTTGGTGGAACGGCTCATCGGCGCGCTGGCGCTGCTGCAGCGCCCTCCCCGGCTGGTCCACCTGGGCACCATCCACGAGTACGGCCCGGTCCCCTTCGGCACGTCGATACACGAGGGCATCACACCGGATCCGGCGAATCCCTACGGCACGACGAAGCTCACCGCCTCGCAGATGATCCTCGACGCCGTCCGGAACGGCGCATTCGACGGAGTGGTTCTGCGGGTGGCCAACACTCTGGGGCCGCACCCCGCGCTGGAGAGCTTCTTCGGTTCCCTGGCGGTCCGGCTCCGCGGTGTCGACGTGGCCGCGGGCATCGAGTTGACCATCGCCGATGCCCAGCGTGACTACGTCGATGTGCGGGACGCCGCGGACGCCGTGGTCAGAGCGGCCCGGATCACCCGCGCCGACCCGCTGGTCAACATCGGCTGCGGCCAGGCAATGGGCGTACGGCAGCTGGTGCACGAGCTCGTCACGGCCGCCGGGTTGCCGGCGGAGACGATTCGGGAGCAGCGGGGTGAGGTACACAGCAGGGGTGCCGACTGGGTCCGGGTCGACATCTCCCGCGCCGCCCGCCTCCTCGGCTGGCACCCCCGGTTCACCATCGGGGAGTCGATGCGGGCCATGTGGGACACCGTGACCGCGGATCAGTCACTCCCGCCCCGGAACGCCGACTGA
- a CDS encoding dTDP-4-dehydrorhamnose 3,5-epimerase family protein translates to MRTRKLAVGGGFEFTPDIHLDHRGLFFSPLQDEAFVAAVGHRFPVAQTNHSRSAKGVLRGLHFTATPPGQVKYVYCARGKALDAVVDIRVGSPTFGQWDLVTLDSESCRAVYIPDGLAHAFLALEDDTVMSYLVSSAYRAELEHAIDPFDPAIGLPWPHNVEYRLSTRDTSAPSLAEAEAQGVLPKYADCLPTGPAAEPAVCPDQSGVALRD, encoded by the coding sequence ATGCGTACCCGAAAGCTCGCCGTCGGCGGCGGATTCGAGTTCACCCCCGACATCCACCTCGACCACCGCGGGCTGTTCTTCTCGCCGTTGCAGGACGAGGCGTTCGTCGCGGCGGTCGGCCACCGGTTCCCCGTGGCACAGACCAACCACAGCAGGTCGGCCAAAGGTGTGCTGCGCGGGCTCCACTTCACGGCCACTCCCCCGGGCCAGGTCAAGTACGTCTACTGCGCACGGGGGAAGGCGCTGGATGCCGTCGTGGACATCCGGGTGGGGTCGCCCACCTTCGGCCAGTGGGACCTCGTCACGCTGGACTCGGAGTCCTGCCGGGCCGTGTACATCCCCGACGGTCTCGCCCATGCCTTCCTGGCGCTGGAGGACGACACCGTCATGTCGTACCTCGTGAGCAGTGCTTACCGGGCCGAGCTGGAGCACGCGATCGATCCGTTCGACCCCGCGATCGGGCTGCCCTGGCCGCACAATGTGGAGTACCGCCTGTCCACGCGGGACACCAGCGCGCCCAGTCTGGCGGAGGCCGAGGCCCAGGGCGTCCTCCCGAAGTACGCCGACTGCCTGCCGACCGGGCCGGCCGCCGAACCGGCGGTGTGCCCCGACCAGTCGGGGGTCGCGCTCCGTGACTGA
- a CDS encoding class I SAM-dependent methyltransferase, which yields MIIDDCRVCGNRTLLPVLDLGPQALTGIFPRTRDEAVPTVPLELVKCSPDGCGLVQLRHTADFGLMYGDNYGYRSGIRPFMVQHLHHKVAAITDLVGPGPGDLVVDIGSNDSTLLRGYPTPGPTLVGIDPTGPKFREYYPPHAELIPDFFSRDQFTERFGSRRAKVVTSIAMFYDLPRPMAFMQDVYDVLDDDGVWVMEQSYLPAMLEGTAYDVVCHEHLEYYALRQIEWMAERVGFTVLKAELTEVYGGSLCVTLAKRPGRYPVDEAGLAAVRARETALGLDTMAPFEAFAKRVHDYRDRLRDFLDDSRKAGKVTLGYGASTKGNVILQFCGLTEDDLPCIGEPNADKSGCFTPGSGIPIVSEEEAKSRRPDQLLVLPWIYREGFIERESAFLAGGGKLVFPLPELSIV from the coding sequence ATGATCATCGATGACTGCCGTGTCTGCGGCAACCGCACCCTGCTGCCGGTTCTCGACCTGGGCCCACAGGCTCTCACCGGCATCTTTCCCCGCACCCGGGACGAGGCGGTGCCCACGGTCCCCCTGGAACTGGTCAAGTGCTCACCGGACGGCTGCGGCCTCGTCCAGCTCCGCCACACCGCCGACTTCGGCCTGATGTACGGGGACAACTACGGCTACCGCTCCGGCATACGCCCGTTCATGGTCCAGCATCTCCACCACAAGGTCGCGGCGATCACCGACCTGGTCGGCCCCGGTCCCGGCGATCTGGTGGTGGACATCGGCAGCAATGACTCCACGCTGCTGCGCGGCTACCCGACTCCCGGCCCGACACTGGTCGGCATCGACCCGACCGGGCCGAAGTTCCGCGAGTACTACCCGCCGCACGCCGAACTGATCCCCGACTTCTTCTCCCGCGACCAGTTCACCGAACGGTTCGGCTCGCGCCGTGCGAAGGTCGTCACCTCCATCGCGATGTTCTACGACCTGCCGCGGCCGATGGCGTTCATGCAGGACGTGTACGACGTCCTCGACGACGACGGCGTCTGGGTGATGGAGCAGAGCTATCTGCCGGCGATGCTCGAAGGCACCGCCTACGACGTGGTGTGCCATGAGCACCTGGAGTACTACGCGCTGCGGCAGATCGAATGGATGGCCGAACGCGTCGGATTCACCGTCCTCAAGGCCGAGCTCACCGAGGTGTACGGCGGCAGCCTCTGTGTGACCCTCGCCAAGCGGCCCGGCCGCTACCCCGTGGACGAGGCGGGGCTGGCTGCCGTCCGCGCCAGGGAGACCGCCCTCGGGCTGGACACCATGGCCCCGTTCGAAGCGTTCGCCAAGCGCGTCCATGACTATCGTGACCGCCTTCGTGACTTCCTCGACGACTCGCGCAAGGCGGGGAAGGTGACCCTCGGGTACGGCGCTTCGACCAAGGGCAATGTCATCCTGCAGTTCTGCGGGCTCACCGAGGACGATCTGCCCTGCATCGGCGAGCCCAACGCGGACAAGTCCGGCTGTTTCACGCCCGGTTCGGGGATCCCGATCGTGTCGGAGGAGGAGGCCAAGTCCCGGCGCCCAGATCAATTGCTGGTGCTCCCCTGGATCTACCGGGAAGGCTTCATCGAGCGGGAGAGCGCCTTCCTCGCCGGCGGCGGCAAGCTGGTCTTCCCGCTGCCCGAGCTCTCCATCGTCTGA
- a CDS encoding VC0807 family protein has product MAALPEETELAQDSNRREETAARRQFALTLLCDVVLPVGLYYALRSAGAGELVSLLISAAAPALSTGYSIVRQRRVDSVGVFVLAILVLAGLGSLISGSPRLALARGGWFTGLIALWILGTLYTSRPFAYRALKSLLPGKSEKLEGHWHDDPQFRRIWRGLTVLWGCGLLVDAALRVIMAYALPVDSVPALDGALYFVTYLVLQVITHIILHRTGVFRQLFPGRGKRKSAGSRAAAETEHNGTA; this is encoded by the coding sequence GTGGCTGCACTGCCTGAAGAGACCGAGTTGGCACAAGACAGCAATCGAAGGGAGGAGACCGCAGCCCGCCGGCAGTTCGCGTTGACGTTGCTCTGTGATGTCGTTCTTCCCGTCGGGCTCTACTACGCGCTGCGCAGCGCGGGCGCCGGCGAACTGGTGTCGCTGCTGATCAGCGCCGCCGCGCCGGCACTCAGCACCGGTTACTCCATCGTCAGACAGCGCAGGGTCGACAGCGTCGGCGTCTTCGTGCTCGCCATCCTCGTGCTCGCCGGGCTGGGTTCCCTGATTTCCGGCAGCCCGCGCCTGGCCTTGGCCAGAGGCGGCTGGTTCACCGGGCTGATCGCGCTGTGGATCCTCGGGACGCTGTACACCTCCCGTCCGTTCGCCTACCGGGCACTCAAGAGCTTGCTCCCGGGCAAGTCCGAGAAGCTGGAAGGGCATTGGCACGACGATCCGCAATTCCGCCGAATCTGGCGCGGCCTGACGGTGCTGTGGGGATGCGGGCTGCTGGTCGACGCGGCGCTCCGGGTGATCATGGCGTACGCCCTGCCCGTCGATTCCGTGCCGGCGCTCGACGGTGCGCTGTACTTCGTGACCTACCTCGTGCTGCAGGTGATCACGCACATCATCCTGCACAGGACCGGTGTGTTTCGCCAGCTCTTCCCTGGACGGGGGAAGAGGAAGTCGGCCGGATCACGGGCAGCAGCGGAGACCGAGCACAACGGGACGGCCTGA
- a CDS encoding thioesterase II family protein, with the protein MSSPTADDGLWCRRFHPAPDAGRRLVCFPHAGGSASFYHPVSAALSPGVDVIAVQYPGRQDRRREPAIDDIHLLADRIAEALGAWSDRPLTFFGHSMGALVAFEVARRLERDGDGPLRLFASGRRAPSMYRDEQVHRRDDDGIVAELRAMSGTDARVLDDDEMLRMVLPALRSDYKAVETYRSEPAAVVRCPVTVLVGDDDPKTTLDEARSWDAHTTGDFDLRVFPGGHFYLADRPEEVMTVLSDHFTSAALPHHA; encoded by the coding sequence ATGAGTTCACCCACTGCGGACGACGGCCTGTGGTGCCGGCGCTTCCACCCTGCCCCGGACGCGGGCAGGCGCCTGGTGTGTTTCCCGCATGCCGGCGGTTCCGCGAGTTTCTACCATCCCGTCTCGGCCGCGCTCAGTCCCGGCGTGGACGTGATCGCCGTGCAGTACCCCGGGCGGCAGGACCGCCGCCGGGAACCGGCGATCGACGACATCCACCTCCTGGCGGACCGGATCGCCGAGGCGCTGGGAGCCTGGTCCGACCGGCCGTTGACCTTCTTCGGCCACAGCATGGGCGCGCTGGTGGCCTTCGAGGTGGCACGGCGGCTGGAGCGCGACGGGGACGGTCCCCTGCGGCTGTTCGCCTCCGGGCGCAGGGCGCCGTCCATGTACCGCGACGAGCAGGTGCACCGGCGGGACGACGACGGCATCGTCGCCGAGCTGCGGGCGATGAGCGGAACCGACGCGCGGGTCCTCGACGACGACGAGATGCTGCGGATGGTGCTGCCCGCGCTCCGCAGCGACTACAAGGCCGTCGAGACCTATCGGAGCGAGCCCGCGGCCGTAGTGCGCTGCCCTGTCACCGTGCTCGTCGGGGACGACGACCCCAAGACCACCCTCGACGAAGCCCGGTCCTGGGACGCGCACACCACCGGCGACTTCGATCTGCGGGTCTTTCCCGGCGGGCACTTCTACCTGGCCGACCGGCCGGAAGAGGTGATGACCGTGCTCAGCGACCACTTCACCTCTGCGGCTCTCCCTCACCATGCGTAA
- a CDS encoding menaquinone biosynthetic enzyme MqnA/MqnD family protein → MSEPLLTASATPAPRTGRRPRVGHIDFLNCLPLFWGLARSGGLLDLDLRKDSPDALSDALVAGTLDIGPISLLEFLKHADDLVALPDIAVGSDGPVESCLIVSQVPLDQLDGEPVALGSTSRTSVRLAELLFAESVGVQPEYFVCPPDLAAMMKQARAAVVIGDAALRASLHDAPRLGLQVHDLGRMWRDLTGLPFVFAVFAARKDFLAREPETVHRVHADLLASRDLSLAEVKEVCEQAARWEAFDARTLEHYYTTALDFSLGERQLAGIAEFARRVGGGQAGFPPDVRVQLLGSEALSM, encoded by the coding sequence ATGTCTGAACCGCTACTCACCGCGTCGGCCACGCCCGCACCGCGCACCGGGCGACGGCCCAGGGTCGGTCATATCGACTTCCTCAACTGCCTGCCGCTGTTCTGGGGGCTGGCCAGAAGCGGCGGTCTGCTCGACCTGGACCTGAGGAAGGACAGCCCGGATGCGCTGAGCGACGCACTCGTCGCCGGCACGCTCGACATCGGGCCGATCAGCCTCCTCGAATTCCTCAAGCACGCCGACGATCTGGTGGCGCTGCCGGACATCGCCGTGGGCAGCGACGGCCCCGTGGAGTCCTGCCTGATCGTCAGTCAGGTCCCGCTGGACCAGCTGGACGGCGAACCCGTCGCACTCGGATCCACCAGCCGGACATCGGTCCGCCTCGCCGAGTTGCTCTTCGCGGAGTCGGTCGGTGTCCAGCCCGAATACTTCGTCTGCCCTCCGGACCTCGCGGCAATGATGAAGCAGGCACGAGCGGCCGTCGTCATCGGTGACGCCGCCCTGCGGGCCTCCCTGCACGACGCGCCCCGGCTCGGTCTGCAGGTGCACGACCTGGGGCGGATGTGGCGCGACCTGACCGGACTGCCCTTCGTCTTCGCCGTCTTCGCCGCCCGCAAGGACTTCCTCGCCAGGGAGCCGGAGACCGTCCACCGCGTACACGCCGATCTGCTGGCGTCCCGCGATCTGTCCCTCGCCGAGGTCAAGGAGGTCTGTGAACAGGCCGCCCGGTGGGAGGCGTTCGACGCCCGGACGCTGGAGCACTACTACACCACCGCCCTCGACTTCAGCCTCGGTGAGCGCCAGCTCGCCGGAATCGCGGAATTCGCCCGCAGGGTGGGCGGCGGACAGGCCGGCTTCCCGCCGGACGTCCGCGTCCAGCTGCTGGGCAGCGAAGCACTCAGCATGTGA
- the mqnC gene encoding cyclic dehypoxanthinyl futalosine synthase — MPRPSEATERGLQSVLDRAAEGGRVTPEEALDLYRFAPLHALGSAADTIRRRRYAGTEHIATYIIERNINYTNVCVTACRFCAFYAAPKDTAKGWTRDLDDILRRCAETVELGGTQIMFQGGHHPDYGVEYYEEHFSAIKKAFPQLVIHSLGASEVEHMARISKVSVEEAIQRIHAAGLDSFAGAGAELLPARPRKAIAPLKESGERWLEIMEAAHELGVESTSTMLMGTGETNAERIEHIRMIRDVQDRSKGFRAFIPYTYQPENNHLKGQTQATVFEYLRMLAIARIFLDNVPHIQGSWLTTGKEAGQLSLHYGADDLGSVMLEENVVSSAGAKHRSDRMELLQLIRSADRVPAQRDTTYEHLVVHDDPANDPVDDHVVSHLSSTALDGLDDARSHPELKVIGAS, encoded by the coding sequence ATGCCCCGACCGTCCGAAGCCACCGAGCGTGGCCTCCAGTCCGTACTGGACCGTGCCGCCGAGGGCGGCAGGGTGACCCCCGAAGAGGCGCTGGATCTCTATCGATTCGCTCCGCTGCACGCGCTGGGCAGTGCGGCCGACACGATCCGTCGCCGCCGTTACGCCGGTACCGAGCACATCGCGACGTACATCATCGAGCGCAACATCAACTACACCAATGTGTGCGTGACGGCCTGCAGGTTCTGTGCCTTCTACGCCGCGCCCAAGGACACCGCCAAGGGCTGGACCCGCGACCTCGACGACATCCTGCGCCGCTGTGCGGAGACCGTCGAACTGGGCGGCACCCAGATCATGTTCCAGGGCGGCCATCACCCGGACTACGGCGTCGAGTATTACGAAGAGCACTTCTCCGCCATCAAGAAGGCCTTCCCGCAGCTGGTCATCCACTCCCTCGGCGCCTCCGAGGTCGAGCACATGGCCCGGATCTCCAAGGTGTCCGTCGAGGAGGCGATCCAGCGCATCCACGCCGCCGGCCTCGACTCCTTCGCGGGCGCCGGCGCCGAGCTGCTGCCGGCGCGCCCCCGTAAGGCCATCGCTCCGCTGAAGGAGTCCGGTGAGCGCTGGCTGGAGATCATGGAGGCGGCCCACGAGCTGGGTGTGGAGTCGACCTCCACGATGCTGATGGGCACCGGCGAGACCAACGCCGAGCGGATCGAGCACATCCGCATGATCCGCGACGTCCAGGACCGCTCCAAGGGCTTCCGCGCCTTCATCCCGTACACCTACCAGCCGGAGAACAACCACCTGAAGGGCCAGACCCAGGCGACGGTCTTCGAGTATCTGCGCATGCTCGCCATTGCGCGGATCTTCCTGGACAACGTCCCGCACATCCAGGGGTCCTGGCTGACCACCGGTAAGGAGGCCGGACAGCTTTCCCTGCACTACGGCGCCGACGACCTCGGCTCGGTGATGCTGGAGGAGAACGTGGTCTCCTCGGCCGGCGCCAAGCACCGCTCGGACCGTATGGAACTGCTGCAGCTGATCCGGTCGGCCGATCGGGTCCCGGCGCAGCGCGACACGACCTACGAGCACCTGGTCGTGCACGACGACCCGGCCAACGACCCGGTAGACGACCATGTCGTCTCCCACTTGTCCTCCACAGCCCTGGACGGCCTGGACGACGCGAGGAGCCACCCCGAGCTGAAGGTGATCGGGGCGAGCTGA
- a CDS encoding ferredoxin, giving the protein MSTNANVNDDELEVWIDQDLCTGDGICVEYVPEVFELDIDGLAYVKGEDDELRQEPRATVPLPLDLIRDVADSAKECPGDCIHVRRVKDAVEVYGPEAESA; this is encoded by the coding sequence ATGTCCACCAACGCGAACGTGAACGACGACGAACTCGAGGTCTGGATCGACCAGGACCTGTGCACCGGAGACGGCATCTGCGTGGAGTACGTGCCGGAGGTCTTCGAGCTGGACATCGACGGTCTCGCCTATGTGAAGGGTGAGGACGACGAGTTGCGCCAGGAGCCCCGGGCGACCGTGCCGCTGCCCCTGGATCTGATCCGGGATGTCGCGGACTCGGCCAAGGAGTGCCCGGGCGACTGCATTCACGTACGGCGCGTCAAGGACGCGGTGGAGGTCTACGGGCCGGAGGCCGAGTCGGCCTGA
- the mqnE gene encoding aminofutalosine synthase MqnE: MDAGLKRELEEKVRAGERLSREDGIALYGCDDLAWLGGLAHEVRTRKNGDVVHFNVNRHLNMTNVCTASCAYCSFQRKPGEKDAYTMRIEEAVRLAKAMENDNLTELHIVNGLHPTLPWRYYPRSLSELKKALPNVSLKAFTATEIHHFETISGLTASEILDELIDAGLESLTGGGAEIFDWEVRQHIVDHRTHWEDWSRIHRLAHEKGLKTPSTMLYGHIEEPRHRVDHVLRLRELQDETGGFQVFIPLRYQHDFVDMQDGKVRNKLQARTTMASGAEALKTFAVSRLLFDNVPHVKVFWVMHGVSTAQLALNHGADDMDGSVVEYKITHDADDFGTPDKLTREDILELIRDAGFRPVERNTRYETIREYPGPDPDRRESPQPMRV; this comes from the coding sequence ATGGACGCAGGACTCAAGCGTGAGCTGGAGGAGAAGGTCCGTGCGGGAGAGCGGCTGTCCCGCGAGGACGGTATCGCCCTCTACGGGTGTGACGATCTGGCATGGCTGGGCGGGCTGGCTCATGAGGTGCGGACGCGCAAGAACGGCGATGTCGTGCACTTCAACGTCAACCGTCATCTCAATATGACGAATGTGTGCACCGCGTCGTGCGCCTACTGCTCCTTCCAGCGCAAGCCGGGTGAGAAGGACGCGTACACGATGCGCATCGAGGAGGCCGTCCGCCTCGCCAAGGCGATGGAGAACGACAACCTCACCGAGCTGCACATCGTCAACGGCCTGCACCCGACCCTGCCGTGGCGCTACTACCCCCGCTCGCTCAGCGAGCTGAAGAAGGCCCTGCCGAACGTCTCCCTCAAGGCCTTCACCGCCACCGAGATCCACCACTTCGAGACCATCTCCGGGCTGACCGCCTCCGAGATCCTCGACGAGCTGATCGACGCCGGCCTGGAGTCGCTGACCGGCGGCGGCGCCGAGATCTTCGACTGGGAGGTCCGGCAGCACATCGTCGACCACCGCACCCACTGGGAAGACTGGTCGCGCATCCACCGCCTCGCCCACGAGAAGGGCCTCAAGACCCCCTCGACGATGCTCTACGGGCACATCGAGGAGCCCCGCCACCGCGTCGACCACGTGCTGCGCCTGCGTGAGCTCCAGGACGAGACCGGCGGCTTCCAGGTCTTCATCCCGCTGCGCTACCAGCACGACTTCGTCGACATGCAGGACGGCAAGGTCCGCAACAAGCTCCAGGCCCGGACCACCATGGCATCGGGCGCTGAGGCGCTGAAGACCTTCGCGGTCTCCCGCCTCCTCTTCGACAACGTCCCGCACGTCAAGGTCTTCTGGGTCATGCACGGGGTCTCCACGGCCCAACTCGCCCTGAACCACGGCGCGGACGACATGGACGGCTCGGTGGTCGAGTACAAGATCACGCATGACGCGGATGACTTCGGCACACCGGACAAGCTGACCCGCGAGGACATTCTCGAACTGATCCGGGACGCCGGCTTCCGCCCCGTCGAGCGCAACACCCGCTACGAGACCATCCGCGAGTACCCGGGCCCGGACCCGGACCGCCGCGAATCCCCGCAGCCCATGCGGGTCTGA
- a CDS encoding 1,4-dihydroxy-6-naphthoate synthase — translation MAQRLTIAHSPCPNDTFAFHAWTHGLLPEAPGLAVTIADIDVTNGLAERGGADLLKISYASLPYVLDEYVLLPCGGALGHGCGPLVLTRSEDGPAGSGPEWLAGRRVAVPGVRSTAYLLFRLWAARAVPGGVGDIVVLPFHEIMPAVRDGEVDAGLVIHEARFTYQHYGLHRLADMGEEWEAGTGRPIPLGAIVARRALGEEQLGAVARAAADSVRFAWANPSASRPYVLEHAQEMAPDVIEQHIGLYVNDYTADLGEDGYAAVRELLGRAAAEGLVPAVTPGALDFPGAR, via the coding sequence ATGGCCCAGCGGCTGACGATCGCGCACTCACCGTGCCCCAACGACACCTTCGCGTTCCACGCCTGGACACACGGGTTGCTCCCGGAGGCCCCCGGACTCGCGGTGACCATCGCGGACATCGACGTCACCAACGGCCTCGCGGAACGCGGCGGTGCGGATCTGCTCAAGATCTCCTATGCCTCCTTGCCGTATGTGCTCGACGAGTACGTGCTGCTGCCGTGCGGCGGCGCACTGGGCCATGGCTGCGGGCCACTGGTCCTCACCCGGTCCGAGGACGGCCCGGCCGGCTCCGGCCCGGAGTGGCTGGCGGGGCGGCGCGTGGCGGTGCCCGGCGTGCGCTCGACCGCGTATCTGCTGTTCCGCCTGTGGGCGGCGCGGGCCGTGCCGGGCGGAGTGGGGGACATCGTGGTGCTGCCCTTCCACGAGATCATGCCCGCGGTCCGGGACGGCGAGGTGGACGCGGGGCTCGTCATCCACGAGGCCCGCTTCACCTACCAGCACTACGGGCTGCACCGCCTCGCCGACATGGGCGAGGAGTGGGAGGCCGGCACCGGCCGGCCGATCCCGCTCGGGGCGATCGTCGCCAGAAGGGCCCTCGGAGAGGAACAGCTGGGAGCGGTGGCCCGCGCTGCCGCCGACTCCGTCCGCTTCGCCTGGGCCAACCCGTCGGCATCCCGTCCCTATGTCCTTGAACATGCCCAGGAGATGGCCCCGGACGTGATCGAGCAGCACATCGGGCTGTATGTGAACGACTACACCGCCGACCTCGGCGAGGACGGATACGCGGCGGTGCGGGAGCTGCTCGGCAGGGCCGCCGCCGAGGGCCTCGTCCCGGCCGTCACCCCCGGCGCACTGGACTTCCCGGGCGCCCGCTAG